One Deltaproteobacteria bacterium genomic window carries:
- a CDS encoding ABC transporter permease: MFLVALFASWISPYSPTAYDLDSALVAPGAVHWMGTDEQGRDVLSRLIYGSRISLSVGFVAVGLYVLIGMIVGALAGYYGGKIDILISRTIEIVMCFPTFFLILAVLAFVGPSLFNIMIVIGVTGWTGIARLVRGEFLKLRNQEFVAGIQAAGASAGRIIFRHILPNALAPVMVSASFGVASAILIESSLSFLGFGVQPPTPSWGDILSQSRDFMDIAWWLTLFPGVRNRCRHR; the protein is encoded by the coding sequence ATGTTTCTTGTCGCCCTTTTTGCTTCGTGGATTTCCCCCTACTCTCCGACGGCCTACGATCTTGACTCCGCCCTCGTGGCGCCCGGAGCGGTTCACTGGATGGGGACGGACGAGCAGGGAAGGGACGTTCTCTCGCGCCTGATTTACGGATCGCGGATTTCTCTTTCGGTCGGATTTGTCGCTGTGGGTTTGTATGTCTTGATCGGCATGATTGTCGGCGCCCTTGCCGGGTATTACGGCGGGAAAATCGACATCTTGATTTCGCGGACAATTGAGATAGTGATGTGTTTTCCGACTTTTTTTCTCATTCTGGCCGTGCTCGCTTTTGTGGGGCCAAGCCTTTTTAACATCATGATCGTGATCGGCGTTACCGGTTGGACCGGTATTGCGCGTCTGGTCCGGGGGGAATTCTTGAAATTGCGGAATCAGGAATTTGTCGCCGGAATTCAGGCCGCAGGGGCCTCCGCTGGACGCATCATTTTCCGGCATATTCTCCCCAATGCCCTCGCCCCCGTGATGGTATCGGCCAGTTTTGGCGTGGCCTCGGCCATTCTGATTGAGTCGTCACTGTCGTTTCTTGGTTTTGGCGTTCAGCCCCCGACCCCCAGCTGGGGCGATATCCTCTCGCAGTCGCGCGACTTCATGGATATTGCCTGGTGGCTGACCCTCTTTCCCGGGGTTCGAAACCGATGCCGGCACCGTTAA